In Phreatobacter cathodiphilus, the genomic window TTGACCCGGCGGCGGACCTTCAGCGCCTCGCAGAGCGGCACGAAGAGCGGATATTTGTCGACGTCGGCGACGAGGTCGAACATCTGCTCGGGGCGATGGCCGACCCTCCGCTCGGTCTTGAAGACGGGCATGTCAGTGCGCCTTCGCCACGTCGAGCCCGGCGAGATAGGCGTTGGCCTGCCGCCGGCTGGTGAAGGTGACGAGCGTCTGGTCGGGGCGTAGCCGGTCGAGATAGGCCACTTGCTTCGGACGCTGGTCGCGCCGGTAGTTCCAGACCCAGCGCAGGAAGTCGAGGTCCAGCCGTTCGGGGCACCCGGCCGCCATTTCCGGCCGCACCCGGCCATAGGTCGATGCGATCCGTCGCAAGATGCCCGTCACGCAGACTCGGCGTGGCAGATCGAACCAGAACACCGTGTCGGCGCGCTCACGCCGGCGTTCGGCGCCGCCATGGCTCGTAAAATTGCCGTCGAGAATCCAGGCCGGGCGATCCGCCTCACGAAGCACCAGGGC contains:
- a CDS encoding DNA topology modulation protein, which produces MRRVLVMGCSGSGKSTFAKALADRVGLPYVSLDGLFWKPGWVEPDKADFGALVLREADRPAWILDGNFTSHGGAERRRERADTVFWFDLPRRVCVTGILRRIASTYGRVRPEMAAGCPERLDLDFLRWVWNYRRDQRPKQVAYLDRLRPDQTLVTFTSRRQANAYLAGLDVAKAH